TAATCTTTTTGCCGTCGCCCCGTTTCTGACCAATAAACGACATTAGCATTAAATGGGTATCGGTTCCGCCGGATACCAGTTTGATACCTTTATCAATCAAAGATTGAGCCAACTGAGCGGCATTGGCAACTATCTGCTTTTGATAAGATTTGAAATCATCGGTCATCGCTTCTTTGAAAGCGACCGCTTTGGCGGCAATAATATGCATCAAAGGTCCGCCCTGAATGCCCGGCATGACCGTTTTATCCAATTCTTCGGCGTATTTCGCTTTGCACATAATCATCCCGCCCCGCGGACCTCGGAGGGTCTTATGAGTCGTGGTCGTGACAAAATCGGCAGACGGAACCGGCGAAGGATGCAACCCGGCAACAATCAAACCGGCGATATGAGCGATATCAACCATCAGGTAAGCACCGACGGAATCGGCGGCTTCGCGGAATTTCTCAAAATCAAGCGTTCGAGGATAAGCTGACGCACCCGCAACAATTATCCTGGGTTTTACTTCCTCAACCTGCTTTTTCAACGCGTCGTAGTCAATAACTTCGGTTTCGGGATCAACCTGATATGGAACGATGTTATAAAATCGACCAGTAAAATTAATCGGATGACCGTGAGTTAGGTGTCCTCCATGGGAAAGATCCAGCCCCATGACGGTATCGCCCGGATTCAAGACGGAAAAATAAACGGCCATATTTGCCTGAGAGCCGGAATGAGGCTGAACGTTGACATGCTCCGCGCCGAACAATTCTTTAGCCCGGTCGCGGGCCAGGTTTTCAGCCACATCGACATGCTCGCATCCGCCATAATATCTTTTCCCAGGGTAACCTTCGGCGTATTTATTGGTCATCACACCGCCGGCGGCTTCAAGAACCGCCTCGGAAACAAAATTTTCACTGGCGATCAGTTCCAGCTTAAAAGCCTGTCTTTTGGCCTCTGACGTCAGCGCCTCATAAAGTTCCGGGTCAGTTTGTTTTATATGAGACATTAATTATTTCTCCGTTTGGTTTTCCGTCATACCCGAGTTTGGAATTTTCGACAACCGTCGAGCATGCCGGCCGCCCTCAAATTCTGTTTCAAGCCAAATTTTAAGTATTTCTCGTAATTCATTTTTTGACACATACTTTGAGGCGAGTGTCAACACGTTGGAATTATTATGTGACCGCGACAGCATAGCCATATCGGGGCTTAATCCCATTGCTGCGCGTATGCCGTCTATTTTATTGGATGCTATAGTAACGCCATTCCCCGTCCAGCAAATAGCTATGCCGCGTTCAACTTCATTTGACGCCACAGCCCGGGCTACTTTAATAGCAAAGTCGGAATAGTCAACTGAATCTATTGAGTCGGTGCCAAAGTCGATTATTTCATGACCCCACTCTTCAAGTATCCTTTTAACCTTTTCCTTTAATTCAAAGCCCGCATGGTCTGACCCGATTGCTAATTTCATAGTCACACCTGAGATCTAATTGATTCCGGCTGATTGACATAGGTCAGCCAATTATATTTATCTTCGATCCTGCCCTCGACAATATCGAAATATTTCTTTTGCAAAGCCTTCGTCAATTTACCGGCGCGCCCGGAACCGATTTCGATATCGTCTATTTTGGAAATCGGAGTGACCTCAACGGCGGAACCGGTAAAGAAAACCTCATCGGCTATAT
This genomic interval from Candidatus Zixiibacteriota bacterium contains the following:
- the glyA gene encoding serine hydroxymethyltransferase gives rise to the protein MSHIKQTDPELYEALTSEAKRQAFKLELIASENFVSEAVLEAAGGVMTNKYAEGYPGKRYYGGCEHVDVAENLARDRAKELFGAEHVNVQPHSGSQANMAVYFSVLNPGDTVMGLDLSHGGHLTHGHPINFTGRFYNIVPYQVDPETEVIDYDALKKQVEEVKPRIIVAGASAYPRTLDFEKFREAADSVGAYLMVDIAHIAGLIVAGLHPSPVPSADFVTTTTHKTLRGPRGGMIMCKAKYAEELDKTVMPGIQGGPLMHIIAAKAVAFKEAMTDDFKSYQKQIVANAAQLAQSLIDKGIKLVSGGTDTHLMLMSFIGQKRGDGKKITGKMVERALDKANITANKNMVPFDPAKPFVTSGIRLGTPAVTTRGMKEPEMDQIAGFIARVVENLGEKEVYAVVAEEVRQFCAKFPLYVERQQ
- the rpiB gene encoding ribose 5-phosphate isomerase B, translating into MKLAIGSDHAGFELKEKVKRILEEWGHEIIDFGTDSIDSVDYSDFAIKVARAVASNEVERGIAICWTGNGVTIASNKIDGIRAAMGLSPDMAMLSRSHNNSNVLTLASKYVSKNELREILKIWLETEFEGGRHARRLSKIPNSGMTENQTEK